A stretch of the uncultured Desulfobacter sp. genome encodes the following:
- a CDS encoding MGMT family protein: protein MNPFTKQIVGVIKAIPKGRVTSYGRVAALAGNPLGARQVSRILHTMSQKHNLPWHRVINASGKISLPRGKGYELQKALLESEEVFVSSQGHIDLETYLWKP from the coding sequence ATGAATCCGTTTACTAAGCAGATTGTTGGTGTAATTAAGGCGATACCCAAAGGACGTGTCACTTCCTATGGTCGGGTGGCAGCCCTTGCCGGCAATCCTTTGGGCGCCAGGCAAGTTTCAAGAATTCTTCATACCATGTCCCAAAAGCATAATTTGCCCTGGCATCGTGTGATTAACGCATCCGGAAAAATCAGTCTACCCAGAGGCAAGGGGTATGAATTACAAAAAGCACTACTGGAGTCCGAAGAAGTTTTCGTCTCAAGCCAAGGACATATTGATCTGGAAACCTATTTGTGGAAACCCTGA
- a CDS encoding ammonium transporter yields the protein MKYVLMILTSLACTITAAWAGTDDAPTAITNAEAIALVQTHANYVWTLVAAVLVFFMQAGFAMVEAGFTRAKNCVNIMMKNLMDFSMGSLFYWAIGFGLMFGASKTGFFGTTGFFLSDFKVDGDPWVLAFWMFQVVFAATAATIVSGAMAERTKFTGYLVYSAVLSALIYPIFGSWAWGSLFNGSGWLEGLGFIDFAGSTVVHSVGGWAALAGAIVLGPRLGKFTKDGGIKPILGHNIPLAALGVFILWVGWFGFNPGSTTTADTSIAMIFVNTNLAAATGAVLAMIVSWVKFGKPEVGMSLNGALAGLVGITAGCANVTPGSSIIIGAVAGILVVFAVMFFDKIRIDDPVGAISVHGVCGAWGTFAAGLFNIGGTTVKIMSVQCIGIVSCFAWTFCTAFILFKVIDMTMGLRVSPEEEIEGLDSTEHGGNAYPDFTSNY from the coding sequence ATGAAGTATGTACTGATGATTCTAACTTCGCTGGCTTGCACCATCACCGCTGCATGGGCCGGTACGGACGACGCCCCCACAGCAATCACTAATGCCGAGGCCATTGCACTGGTTCAGACACATGCCAACTATGTATGGACCCTTGTTGCAGCAGTGCTTGTTTTCTTTATGCAGGCCGGGTTTGCCATGGTGGAAGCAGGGTTCACCCGTGCCAAAAACTGTGTTAACATCATGATGAAAAACCTGATGGACTTCTCCATGGGGTCGCTTTTCTATTGGGCCATTGGATTTGGCCTGATGTTCGGTGCCTCTAAAACCGGTTTTTTTGGTACCACCGGTTTTTTCTTAAGTGATTTCAAGGTGGATGGCGATCCTTGGGTACTGGCCTTCTGGATGTTTCAGGTTGTGTTTGCTGCAACTGCCGCCACCATTGTTTCCGGTGCCATGGCTGAGCGTACCAAATTCACCGGTTATCTTGTGTACAGTGCTGTTTTATCCGCATTGATTTATCCGATTTTTGGTTCCTGGGCCTGGGGATCTTTGTTCAACGGTTCCGGTTGGCTTGAAGGTCTTGGATTTATCGATTTTGCAGGTTCCACCGTTGTTCACTCTGTGGGCGGATGGGCTGCATTGGCTGGTGCCATTGTTCTGGGTCCCCGTCTTGGAAAGTTCACCAAAGACGGCGGTATTAAACCAATTTTGGGTCACAATATCCCCTTGGCCGCCCTTGGCGTTTTCATCCTGTGGGTAGGCTGGTTTGGTTTTAATCCGGGTTCCACCACGACAGCAGATACATCTATTGCAATGATTTTTGTAAATACCAACCTGGCTGCAGCCACTGGCGCTGTTCTGGCCATGATCGTATCCTGGGTTAAATTTGGAAAGCCTGAAGTGGGCATGAGTTTGAACGGCGCCTTGGCTGGTCTGGTCGGCATTACTGCCGGCTGTGCCAATGTTACACCGGGTTCCTCTATTATCATCGGGGCCGTTGCCGGTATTCTGGTTGTCTTCGCTGTAATGTTTTTTGATAAAATTAGAATTGATGATCCCGTTGGTGCAATTTCCGTACATGGGGTTTGCGGTGCTTGGGGTACCTTTGCTGCTGGCCTCTTTAATATTGGCGGCACAACCGTTAAAATTATGTCCGTACAGTGCATCGGTATCGTTTCCTGCTTTGCATGGACATTTTGTACGGCTTTTATTCTGTTCAAAGTGATTGACATGACTATGGGTTTAAGGGTTTCTCCGGAAGAAGAAATCGAAGGGCTGGATTCCACAGAACATGGTGGTAATGCATATCCCGACTTTACAAGCAACTATTAA
- a CDS encoding P-II family nitrogen regulator: MKKVVAVIKPFKVDEVKDALAKISINGMTISEVKGFGRQKGHKEVYRGAEYQTDFVPKVELKICVADDQAQAVVDTIVETAKTGKIGDGKIFVLPVEDVVRIRTGETGTEAL, encoded by the coding sequence ATGAAAAAAGTTGTGGCAGTAATAAAACCGTTTAAAGTGGATGAGGTTAAAGATGCTTTAGCCAAAATCAGCATTAACGGGATGACCATTTCGGAAGTTAAAGGCTTTGGCCGTCAGAAAGGACACAAAGAAGTATACCGAGGCGCAGAATATCAGACAGACTTTGTACCCAAGGTTGAATTAAAAATTTGTGTTGCAGATGACCAGGCCCAGGCTGTGGTGGATACAATAGTAGAAACAGCGAAAACAGGAAAAATCGGTGACGGTAAAATTTTTGTTCTTCCTGTGGAAGATGTTGTTCGTATTCGTACAGGTGAAACCGGAACAGAAGCGTTATAA
- a CDS encoding geranylgeranyl reductase family protein: protein MYDVIIVGAGPAGTTAGYLLGRSGFSVLVLDRKNFPRKKACAGGITPKAMELFPFDISGLVRRVCREVKIVRPGRSFFVVKAKTPLCYITKRMDLDAYSLGKAVQAGCCFRKIDKIIRLDQDNQGVSLTLSCEGKTDFIKAGYLIGADGANSKIRRLIGGQKSRIVKLPALEADVPVQNAGFYKMTFDFSREINGYYWIFPRRNHVNIGMFSARPNGTMNRTLLKKYAGEQLGTDILTDVKGYPIATSSGRIHLGAGRVLLTGDAAGLAEPLLGEGIYSALKSGILSARAIEYAAGQHVPAVFEALHRYRQSLSGMSLDLRLYQFCASILYRFPRCSLAVGSSNVLHNRFSRGYAGGKTLHEILIPF from the coding sequence ATGTATGATGTCATTATTGTCGGTGCAGGGCCTGCCGGAACAACTGCCGGATATCTTTTGGGACGATCCGGGTTTTCCGTCCTTGTGCTGGATAGAAAAAACTTTCCCAGGAAAAAGGCCTGTGCCGGCGGAATCACGCCCAAGGCCATGGAATTGTTTCCCTTTGATATTTCCGGCCTTGTCCGCCGGGTCTGCCGGGAGGTGAAAATTGTCCGCCCAGGAAGATCCTTTTTTGTTGTCAAAGCTAAGACGCCTTTGTGCTACATTACCAAAAGGATGGATCTGGACGCCTATTCATTGGGAAAAGCAGTGCAGGCCGGATGCTGCTTTAGAAAAATAGACAAAATTATCCGTCTTGATCAAGACAACCAAGGTGTCAGTCTAACCCTTTCCTGTGAGGGGAAAACTGATTTTATCAAGGCTGGATATCTCATCGGGGCCGATGGTGCCAATTCAAAAATTCGCCGACTGATTGGTGGTCAAAAGTCCCGCATCGTAAAACTGCCGGCTCTGGAAGCTGATGTGCCTGTACAAAATGCGGGATTCTATAAAATGACATTTGATTTTTCCAGAGAGATTAACGGGTATTACTGGATTTTTCCCCGTAGAAACCACGTGAATATCGGTATGTTTAGTGCGCGTCCCAATGGAACCATGAATCGGACTTTGTTGAAAAAATATGCAGGTGAACAGCTTGGGACTGATATTCTAACTGATGTTAAGGGGTACCCTATTGCCACAAGCTCCGGCAGAATACATCTGGGAGCAGGCCGTGTGCTTTTGACAGGAGATGCAGCCGGCCTGGCAGAGCCTTTGCTGGGGGAAGGGATTTATTCAGCATTGAAATCGGGTATCCTTTCAGCCCGGGCCATTGAATATGCTGCCGGCCAGCATGTGCCTGCAGTTTTTGAAGCGCTTCACCGGTACAGGCAATCTCTTAGTGGCATGAGCCTTGATTTGCGGCTTTACCAGTTCTGTGCATCTATTTTATATAGATTTCCAAGATGCTCTCTTGCTGTTGGCTCCAGCAATGTCTTGCATAATCGTTTTTCAAGAGGGTATGCCGGGGGGAAAACCCTGCATGAAATTCTAATACCGTTTTGA
- a CDS encoding tetratricopeptide repeat protein, producing the protein MQKSAKEKKQGNEENENAVNTLELCKKARALIRFRKPEKAEPLLLEALEASPKNPYVLVALGDAKRMQKRFTTAAEYYRRCLEADPLNPFAMSGLGDAYRGTNNLDGAIDIWTQALDAYPENYLVMTRLADALTKKGNFTAARQIYEKSINLNPDDPFALSGLGNLYVRLKAFDLAGPLLERLVAKQPRNPRAIGALANFYRRQEDFFNAKILFEQILEIDSGNVYAMDGLADCARGNKEYEKAKQLWEKAMAAGMSPAIAKTRIADACLQMQQFAQARDFYDQVLSVSEDKFALLGRLRLIEAEPGDQHDKIIDAADILSRLFALDPSDDRTLNEFKVFRTRYPQIDEYIQP; encoded by the coding sequence ATGCAGAAAAGTGCTAAAGAAAAAAAACAGGGAAATGAAGAAAATGAAAATGCAGTTAACACATTGGAGCTATGCAAAAAGGCGCGTGCGCTTATTCGCTTCCGAAAACCTGAAAAGGCCGAACCGCTACTATTAGAAGCGTTGGAAGCATCGCCTAAAAACCCTTATGTACTGGTCGCCTTAGGTGATGCCAAACGCATGCAAAAACGATTCACCACGGCTGCAGAATATTATCGAAGGTGTCTTGAGGCAGACCCACTGAATCCATTTGCCATGTCCGGCCTTGGCGACGCATACCGGGGCACTAATAATTTGGACGGCGCCATAGATATCTGGACGCAGGCCCTGGATGCTTACCCTGAAAATTATCTGGTGATGACCCGCCTGGCCGATGCTTTAACTAAAAAAGGAAACTTTACCGCTGCCAGACAGATATATGAAAAATCCATCAATCTGAATCCTGACGATCCCTTTGCCCTGTCTGGTCTTGGCAATCTCTATGTCCGCCTCAAAGCATTTGATCTGGCAGGCCCCCTCCTTGAAAGGCTTGTTGCAAAGCAGCCCAGAAACCCCAGAGCCATCGGCGCGTTGGCCAATTTTTACCGCAGACAAGAGGATTTTTTTAATGCGAAGATCCTGTTCGAACAGATTCTGGAGATCGACTCCGGCAATGTCTATGCAATGGATGGGCTGGCAGATTGTGCCCGGGGCAATAAGGAATACGAAAAAGCAAAACAACTGTGGGAAAAAGCCATGGCAGCCGGAATGAGTCCCGCCATTGCTAAAACCCGTATAGCAGATGCCTGTCTGCAAATGCAACAATTCGCCCAGGCAAGAGATTTTTATGATCAGGTGCTGTCTGTGTCTGAAGACAAGTTTGCACTGCTCGGACGACTGCGTCTTATCGAAGCAGAACCGGGAGATCAACACGATAAGATTATTGATGCCGCAGATATTCTAAGCCGGTTGTTTGCCCTTGATCCATCTGACGACCGGACCTTGAATGAATTTAAGGTCTTTAGGACCCGGTATCCCCAAATTGATGAGTATATACAGCCTTGA